In the Helianthus annuus cultivar XRQ/B chromosome 11, HanXRQr2.0-SUNRISE, whole genome shotgun sequence genome, one interval contains:
- the LOC110933322 gene encoding uncharacterized protein LOC110933322 — translation MTTLTCFFVLLSLYVTAYARIHPLMHQTQTNPKTEPVSADVIEKACAQSAAKDLCISSLKTASTGGVNDLKQAAWVAIQAASGEATATSELIKAARKREENKEVVEDGIEEETLADCNMSYIALVETLAKAAKSLSAGPGTDALGDIKAAVTTAETCDKSIAGGRKSPMVEEVAKKNEIVRKLCSNALSVYNVYAAGP, via the coding sequence ATGACAACCTTAACATGTTTCTTCGTATTGTTGTCGCTCTATGTCACAGCCTATGCCAGGATTCACCCTTTGATGCATCAAACCCAAACCAACCCCAAAACCGAGCCCGTGAGCGCTGATGTGATTGAAAAGGCTTGTGCACAATCTGCTGCGAAGGATTTATGCATTTCAAGCCTTAAAACAGCCAGCACAGGTGGCGTGAACGACTTAAAACAGGCGGCCTGGGTGGCAATCCAAGCGGCGTCAGGTGAGGCAACGGCCACTTCAGAGTTGATAAAGGCCGCACGAAAGAGAGAAGAGAATAAAGAGGTGGTGGAGGATGGAATAGAAGAGGAGACGTTGGCGGATTGTAACATGAGCTACATTGCCCTTGTGGAAACTTTGGCCAAGGCCGCCAAGTCGTTGTCGGCCGGGCCGGGAACCGATGCGTTAGGTGATATAAAGGCGGCAGTGACGACGGCGGAGACGTGTGACAAGAGTATTGCAGGTGGGAGGAAAAGTCCCATGGTGGAGGAAGTGGCTAAAAAGAATGAAATTGTTAGGAAGTTATGCTCAAATGCTTTGAGCGTTTATAACGTCTATGCGGCGGGACCTTGA